Proteins co-encoded in one Myripristis murdjan chromosome 4, fMyrMur1.1, whole genome shotgun sequence genomic window:
- the gpr17 gene encoding uracil nucleotide/cysteinyl leukotriene receptor, with the protein MESPTTELPYHLFNQSSESCAAVDNTTENMLFGGFYILVFLLALNGNSLALWIFSHQRGTSSPANVFLLHLAVADLSYVIILPLRATYHLTGGHWPFGEVPCRAAGFLFYVNMYASLYFLACVAGDRYLAVVHAVRSLKVRRARYAHIISFSLWALVTVSMAPLLVTRQTAEVDGMTVCLQLYREKASRNALISLAVAFTPPFLATLSCYLLIIYSLNQGSRLEPALKLRALRTIGLVMLIYVVCFLPYHVSRATFILGYSHPSVSCQTRRGLSLANRLTSSLTCLNGAMDPLVYLFGAEKFRGTLTRLFCRDKAGVSGATSGELKGTHESSVSAKSEF; encoded by the coding sequence ATGGAGTCTCCAACAACAGAGCTTCCTTACCATCTGTTCAATCAGTCATCGGAGAGTTGTGCAGCAGTGGATAACACCACTGAGAACATGCTCTTTGGAGGTTTCTACATCCTGGTCTTCCTCCTGGCCCTGAACGGTAACAGCCTGGCGCTCTGGATCTTCTCTCACCAGCGTGGCACTTCCTCCCCAGCTAACGTCTTCTTGCTACATCTGGCAGTGGCAGACCTGTCCTATGTGATCATCCTCCCACTGAGGGCCACCTACCACCTCACTGGGGGTCACTGGCCCTTTGGGGAGGTGCCCTGCAGAGCGGCTGGCTTTTTGTTTTACGTCAACATGTATGCCAGCCTGTATTTCCTGGCATGTGTGGCAGGGGACCGCTACCTCGCTGTGGTTCACGCTGTGCGATCGCTTAAGGTTCGTCGGGCCCGTTATGCCCATATCATCAGCTTCTCCCTGTGGGCCCTGGTCACAGTCTCCATGGCACCCCTGCTGGTCACCCGCCAGACTGCGGAGGTGGATGGCATGACAGTGTGCCTGCAACTGTACAGGGAGAAGGCATCACGCAATGCACTCATCTCACTGGCTGTGGCCTTCACCCCACCTTTCCTCGCCACCCTGTCCTGCTACCTGCTCATCATCTACAGCCTGAATCAAGGCTCCAGGCTGGAGCCAGCCCTCAAACTGAGGGCCCTGCGGACCATTGGCCTGGTCATGCTCATCTATGTGGTCTGTTTCCTGCCGTATCACGTCAGCAGGGCTACCTTCATCCTGGGCTACAGCCACCCGAGTGTCTCCTGCCAGACACGCAGAGGCCTGAGCTTGGCCAACcgcctcacctcctccctcacaTGCCTGAACGGTGCCATGGACCCGCTGGTCTACCTCTTTGGGGCAGAGAAGTTCCGCGGCACACTGACGCGGCTGTTTTGCAGAGATAAGGCCGGGGTGTCAGGAGCCACCAGCGGAGAGTTAAAGGGAACACACGAGAGCTCTGTGAGTGCCAAGTCTGAGTTTTGA